The bacterium genomic interval GGCGGGGTGGCCCCGCAGCGAGGAGGCCGCCGTGGCGTCGCCGCCGGCCGCGGGACCCTGGTGGCGCCGCCTCGGCCGCGGCGGGGACGCTCGCCGTCGCGTGCCCGGCAACGACCGCCTCGACGCGGCCCAGGCCGCCGCCGTCCTGGCCGGCGACGGTGTGGTGCAGGTCATCGCCCCGGCGGGCAGCGGCAAGACGACGGTGCTCGTCGAGCGCGTGAAGGAGTTGCAGCGGCGCGGCACGCCGGCCGGGCGCATCCTCTGCCTCAGCTTCAACCGCGACGCCAAGGAGGAGATCGGCGTGCGCCTGCAGCGGGCCGGCGTGGCCGGAGTCGTGGTGCGCAGCTTCCACGGCCTGGGGCTGGCGATCCTGCAGGCCGAGGGCCGGGCGGGCGCCTCGGTGGGGGAAATGACGGACGACGAACTGACGGGTCTGGCGGGGGCGGTGGCGGCCCCCCGGGGCGAGCAACCCTGGGCGCCCGCGCGCCTGCGCGAAACGCTCAGCGGGTTCAAACTGGCGGCCATGGTCACCCCGGCCGAGGCCCGCGCCGCGGCCGCCGACCCGGACGCCGACCCGGACGCCGAACACGCGGCCGCCCTCTACGAGGCCTACGAACGGTCCCTCGCCAGCCGGGGCCGGCTCGACTTCGACGACCTGGTCGCCCGCACGGTGCGCCTGCTCCAGGACGACCCGGCGGTGCGCCGCCGCTGGCAGGCGGCCTTCGCGCGCGTGCTGGTCGACGAGTACCAGGACATCGAGCCGGCCCAGGCCCTGCTCGTGGGACTGCTGGCGGCGCCGGAGGATTCCCTGTTCTGCGTGGGCGACGAGGACCAGTGCATCTACGCCTGGCGCCGGGCCACCGTGCGCCGGATCATCGAGCTCGACCAGGTCTACCCGGGACTCGAGCGCCACGCCCTGGCCCACAACTACCGCTGCGGCCGGCGCATCGTCACGGCGTCGCGCCGCCTGATCGAGCACAACGAGGTGCGGTTCCGCAAGCCGCTGCGCGCGGGCGGTCGCGAGAAGGGCGTCATCGTCGTGGGTCGTTGCCGCGATCGGCGCGAGGCGGCCGCCCTGGTGGCCCACCTGATCAGCGACGCGGATCCGACCGGGTGCGCGGTCCTGGCCCGCACGTCGCGGCTGCTGGCCGAGGTGGCCGACGCGTGCGGCGGCGCGGCGCCCGTGGAGCTGGCCACGATCCACGCGGCCAAGGGGCGGGAGTGGGAGCGGGTCATCATCTACGCGGCCGACGAGGGGCAGACGCCGCACCGCACGGCCCTCGGCGAGGAGGGCGGGCTGGAAGACGAGCGACGGCTGTTCTACGTGGCGCTGACCCGCGCCAAGCGGCGGCTGGAGATCGTGTGCACGCGGGGACGGGAGAGCCGTTTCCTGGGGGAGGCGTGGATCGGGTAGGGGCGGCTGATCGCGCTCCGCGCTAGATTGGTGCGACGCCACCCGAAAGGACCCGCCCATGTTCGACTCCCAGGTCCTGGCCTTCGCCCTCGTGGCGGGCGCCCTGACGATCACCCCCGGCGCCGACACCATGCTCGTCCTGCGCAGCGTGCTGCGGAGCGGGCGGTCGGCCGGACTGGCCACCATGTGGGGGATCAGCGCGGGACTCTTCGTCCACGCGGCGCTGTCGGCGATCGGGGTGTCGGTGATCCTGGCGCGGTCCGCCGCCCTCTTCCACGCGGTGAAGCTCGCCGGCGCGGCGTACCTGGTGTGGTTGGGCGGCAAGACGGTCTGGGAAGCCTGGCGGGGGAGGCACGCCACGGGGGTGCCGTCCGCGCAGCCCGGCGGCGTCGGCCCGGCGACCCGGTCCGGGGTCGGCCGCTGCCTCCTCGACGGCTTCCTCTGCAACGTCCTGAACCCGAAGGTCGCCGTGTTCTACCTGGCGTTCCTGCCCCAGTTCATCGCGCCGGGCGACCCGGTCCTCCGCAAGTCGCTCCTGCTGGCCGCCATCCACGGCCTCGAGGGCCTCGTCTGGCTGACCGCGGTCGCGTTCCTCGCGGCCTGGGCCCGCCACCACCTGCTGCGCCCGGCCGTCCGCCGCCGCCTCGAGTCCGTCTGCGGCGCCCTCCTCGTCGCCCTTGGCCTCCGCCTCGCCCTGACCCGCGACTAGCCGCAGCCGGCCCCGCCGCAGCGGCTGCCCCCGGGTGGAGGCGCACCCTGCTTCCCGCACAGACGAAGTCCCCGGCATCCGCAGGCCGCAAGGCCGAGGACCGCCGGGGACTTCATCTGTGCGGGAAGCAGGGGACCTACTTCACCTGCGCCTGCAGCCACTTCGTCGTGACCGACTTCGGTCGCTCGATGGGCGAACCCATGGCGCGGTTGATGATCAGCTGCGACAGCATGCCCATGGCGCGGCTCACCGAGAACAGCACCGTGTAGTAGCTGAACTCGCGCAGGCCGTAGTGGTACAGCAGCGCGCCGGACGCGGCGTCGACGTTCGGCCAGGGGTTCTTGGCCTTGCCGTGCTCCATCAGGACACCCGGCACGATCTCGAAGATCTTGTTCACCAGGGCCATGACGGGGTCGTTCGGGAAGTGCTTCATGCCGAAGGCACGGAAGGCGGTGAAGCGCGGGTCGCTGACGCGGAGCACCGCGTGGCCGTAGCCCGGGATGACCTTGCCGCCGTTCAGGGTGTCCCACGCGAACTGGGTCAACTGCTCGTCCGAGGGCACGCCCTTGAACTGCTTCTTCAGTTCGAGCACCCAGTTGAGGCACTCCTGGTTCGCGAGGCCGTGCAGCGGGCCCGCGAGGCCGTTCAGGCCGGCGGAGACGCTGTAGTAGGCGTCGCTCAGGGCCGAGCCCACCAGGTGGCAGGTGTGGGCCGAGACGTTGCCGCCCTCGTGGTCGGAGTGCAGCACCAGGTACAGGCGCATGCAGTCGGCGAACTCGCCCGACTTGTCGGGGACGCCCAGCATGCGGGCGTAGTTCTCGGACCAGGTCAGGCCCTTCTTCGGGTTGATGCGCGGACCCTTGTTGAAGCGCATGCGGTACACGCCGGCCGCGATGGTCGGGATGCGGGCCAGCAGGTTCAGGCTGTCCTCGAGGGTCGGCTTCCAGTAGTCGGTCTTGGGCATGCCGGCGTTGTAGGCCTTCACGAACTCGCTCTCGCGCTGCATCGACAGGATCGCCGTGTCGAGCATGCACATGGGGTGCGAGTTCTTCGGCATGGCCTCGAGGACCTTCCACACGTAGCTCGGCACCTTGGCGCGGGCGTTGAGCTCGTCGGTCAGGGCCTTGCGGTCGGCGGCCTTGGGCAGCTCGCCGGTGCAGAGGAGGTAGAAGGTGTCCTCGGGGGTCTTGTCGACGAGGTCGCCGACGGGGATGCCGCGGATGAGCAGGCCGACATCGGGCGGGACTTCGGAGGTGTCGCACACCATGCCCTTGACGCCGCGCATGCCGCCGTAGGCCTGGGCGATGGAGACGTCACTGATCTTCTGGTCGCCGTGTTGCTTGACCAGGGTTCCGATCTCGTCCCGCCAGACCGGAATCTTCTTGGCGAGTGCGTTCTGCAGCTTGGCCATGGGTCGCCCTCCTTCAAAGGAACCGTTTTCGTGGAAATCCCGTAAAAACCGGAGTAAAAACCACTTAAAACGACATCTGCCTCTACGTGAGGAAATTAACCGGTGTCCCGGACGATTTCAACCGCTTCGCTGCGCGAATTCGAATTTTCGTGGCAATCGGGGCGCGGGGTATTACCATTGAAAGGTGGACATGACTCGGCTTTTCGTCTTCTGGAGGACGTCATGCATGACGAAGTGAAATACTGCGTGGAGATCCTGGAAAAGGCCATCGTCTTCGAGGAAGAGGGCATGGCGTTCTTCCAGGACCGGGCCCAGAACGCCCCCTCGACGCTCGAACGCAATCTCTTCAACTCCCTGGCCAAGGACGAAGCGGGCCACAAGGCCCACCTCGTGCAGATGCGCGAGGACATCCTGCGGGAGAACTCCCTGACGGTGCTGCCCGACGTCGACGACGACCACGTGATGGACGTGCGCCGGATCTTCGAGGGCGCCCTCGAGGACGCCCACGACCCCTACGAATTCGAGCTGGAAGAGCTCGAGATCATCAAGGGCGCCATGGACGTCGAGCGCCGCGGCTACCAC includes:
- a CDS encoding ATP-dependent helicase, translating into AGWPRSEEAAVASPPAAGPWWRRLGRGGDARRRVPGNDRLDAAQAAAVLAGDGVVQVIAPAGSGKTTVLVERVKELQRRGTPAGRILCLSFNRDAKEEIGVRLQRAGVAGVVVRSFHGLGLAILQAEGRAGASVGEMTDDELTGLAGAVAAPRGEQPWAPARLRETLSGFKLAAMVTPAEARAAAADPDADPDAEHAAALYEAYERSLASRGRLDFDDLVARTVRLLQDDPAVRRRWQAAFARVLVDEYQDIEPAQALLVGLLAAPEDSLFCVGDEDQCIYAWRRATVRRIIELDQVYPGLERHALAHNYRCGRRIVTASRRLIEHNEVRFRKPLRAGGREKGVIVVGRCRDRREAAALVAHLISDADPTGCAVLARTSRLLAEVADACGGAAPVELATIHAAKGREWERVIIYAADEGQTPHRTALGEEGGLEDERRLFYVALTRAKRRLEIVCTRGRESRFLGEAWIG
- a CDS encoding LysE family translocator, yielding MFDSQVLAFALVAGALTITPGADTMLVLRSVLRSGRSAGLATMWGISAGLFVHAALSAIGVSVILARSAALFHAVKLAGAAYLVWLGGKTVWEAWRGRHATGVPSAQPGGVGPATRSGVGRCLLDGFLCNVLNPKVAVFYLAFLPQFIAPGDPVLRKSLLLAAIHGLEGLVWLTAVAFLAAWARHHLLRPAVRRRLESVCGALLVALGLRLALTRD
- a CDS encoding citrate (Si)-synthase, with the translated sequence MAKLQNALAKKIPVWRDEIGTLVKQHGDQKISDVSIAQAYGGMRGVKGMVCDTSEVPPDVGLLIRGIPVGDLVDKTPEDTFYLLCTGELPKAADRKALTDELNARAKVPSYVWKVLEAMPKNSHPMCMLDTAILSMQRESEFVKAYNAGMPKTDYWKPTLEDSLNLLARIPTIAAGVYRMRFNKGPRINPKKGLTWSENYARMLGVPDKSGEFADCMRLYLVLHSDHEGGNVSAHTCHLVGSALSDAYYSVSAGLNGLAGPLHGLANQECLNWVLELKKQFKGVPSDEQLTQFAWDTLNGGKVIPGYGHAVLRVSDPRFTAFRAFGMKHFPNDPVMALVNKIFEIVPGVLMEHGKAKNPWPNVDAASGALLYHYGLREFSYYTVLFSVSRAMGMLSQLIINRAMGSPIERPKSVTTKWLQAQVK
- a CDS encoding ferritin family protein, translating into MHDEVKYCVEILEKAIVFEEEGMAFFQDRAQNAPSTLERNLFNSLAKDEAGHKAHLVQMREDILRENSLTVLPDVDDDHVMDVRRIFEGALEDAHDPYEFELEELEIIKGAMDVERRGYHMYANAAAAVESPKAKELFEHLAAEEQNHYKLLKNTYDFMADPEGFATFEDNVMMDGG